A genome region from Bemisia tabaci chromosome 3, PGI_BMITA_v3 includes the following:
- the LOC109036317 gene encoding guanine nucleotide exchange factor for Rab-3A, whose product MLADEGSQPFTITSEIYPSPTDSPIKKFESGASQPEPLPLCGKPNGLHICKAAAAAAAEGEASGVGAGMVAEPDSGMESAASSWDRSVAEVKEHAFARLQDELRRANEELKLRDEEVTRLSRIRQEVEAELEDLTASLFQEAHKMVREANLQQAAAERSLKEKAMQVDVLTAEVAALKTLVLTSTPSKPNLHLVHDQKNKDDPDTPSSSRLKKHRRCPSHFNLKYGRENSPPDSPTEEQNPISNLDSIMSSENCEVDPVFHKEFLAWKQNPTLDKSNEFIARIYREDIEQCLDFNNTQLAEEIRTAVDNGDIFIEAVSEKMKSPFAKKCVLLDSQSVCNYRLRLSNSETWYHISQICRNRITAVCNFLNYLRYIQRGLVKSSVHDIYWEIIRLRKEMMLARLGLSISTS is encoded by the exons aTGCTGGCCGACGAAGGCTCCCAGCCGTTCACCATCACCTCGGAGATCTACCCCTCGCCGACGGACTCGCCGATCAAGAAGTTCGAGAGCGGAGCGTCCCAGCCGGAGCCCCTGCCCCTCTGCGGGAAGCCGAACGGGTTGCATATCTGCAAGGCGGCGGCTGCGGCGGCGGCCGAGGGGGAGGcctcgggggtgggggcggggatGGTGGCCGAGCCCGACAGCGGGATGGAGTCTGCGGCCTCGAGCTGGGATCGGAGCGTGGCCGAAGTCAAGGAGCACGCCTTCGCGCGCCTCCAGGACGAGCTCCGCCGCGCCAACGAGGAGCTCAAGCTCAGGGATGAGGAGGTCACCCGCCTCAGCAGGATCCGCCAGGAAGTCGAGGCCGAACTCGAGGATCTCACCGCCAGCCTCTTCCAG GAAGCTCACAAAATGGTGCGGGAGGCGAATCTGCAACAAGCGGCGGCCGAGAGGAGCTTGAAGGAGAAAGCAATGCAGGTCGACGTGCTGACCGCAGAAGTGGCAGCCCTCAAAACCCTCGTGCTCACCTCCACGCCCAGCAAACCGAATCTCCACTTGGTCCACGACCAAAAGAACAAAGACGACCCCGATACTC caagcAGTAGTAGACTGAAGAAACATAGGAGATGTCCGTCTCACTTTAATTTAAAGTATGGGCGTGAGAACTCACCTCCTGATTCACCAACTGAAGAACAAAATCCCATCTCAAATCTAGACTCTATCATGAGCAGTGAAAACTGCGAG GTTGATCCTGTGTTCCATAAAGAATTTCTTGCATGGAAACAAAACCCTACTCTAGATAAATCGAATGAATTCATCGCGAGGATATATCGTGAAGACATAGAACAATGTCTTGATTTTAATAATACTCAACTTGCTGAAGAAATAAGGACGGCTGTTGATAACGGAGATATTTTTATTGAGGCTGtgagtgaaaaaatgaaatcccCGTTTGCAAA GAAATGTGTTTTGCTAGATTCCCAAAGCGTTTGTAATTATCGTTTAAGATTAAGCAATAGTGAAACATGGTATCATATATCTCAAATATGCAGGAATAGG ATAACAGCTGTTTGCAACTTCCTCAATTATTTGCGTTACATTCAAAGAGGTCTTGTTAAGAGTTCAG TCCATGACATCTATTGGGAAATCATCCGACTACGAAAAGAAATGATGCTTGCTCGTCTTGGACTTTCAATCTCCACATCTTAA
- the Pfas gene encoding phosphoribosylformylglycinamidine synthase, whose amino-acid sequence MVMIRYYQFPGLDPKVTAAKLKTLRNQSCLIAGLNTELCFNVEINKVPTEEELKKLRWILSSPFDAAALRAEPTLKGVYLGSSLIEIGPRLNFSTPFSSNAVSICHSIGLTFVTRLEVFTRYLIKWEQDGLDIGNDIVEELTSLLYDRMTQCCYDKPITSFEHGIVPESWFVIDVLNEGRKALEVVNKQLGLAFDEWDLDFYTELFQKKLKRNPTSVECFDLAQSNSEHSRHWFFKGKMIVNRKEKKESLLDMIFKTQECSNQNNVIKFSDNSSAIEGFTVTKFKASSPSKPSILCTEKGKLHLIFTAETHNFPTGVAPFCGATTGTGGRIRDVQAVGRGGYTIAGTAGYSVGNLFIPDYKLPWENKKFAYPKNFASPLDILIEASNGASDYGNKFGEPLISGFTRSFGLADSSGERREWIKPIMFSGGIGTMDENMTEKLPPEPGMQVVKIGGPVYRIGVGGGAASSIEVQGDNKAELDFGAVQRGDPEMEQKMNRVLRACLELPDFNPITSIHDQGAGGNGNVLKELVEPTGAVIFTKKFQLGDPSISTLELWGAEYQENDALLCRPEHVEILRTIGARERCPVNFVGVVTGNGKIILSEDDETNIDAYIKENGNNRELMNPVDLDLDLVLGKMPQKVFHLDLQPVIIKTLNLPANLTVMAALERVLRLPSVCSKRFLTNKVDRCVTGLIAQQQCVGPLHTPLADVAVTAISYFETAGIASAIGEQPIKGLLNAAAGARMTVAESLTNLVFAVISDLADVKCSGNWMWAAKLPGEGAELYSACEAMCEVMRDLGIAVDGGKDSLSMAARVNVETIKAPGTLVVSTYAPCPDIRKKITPDFKLPACNRHGELVLVDLSNGFNRLGGSALAQCYMQLGDSVPDMESPSVFKSAFKTTQSLISEGKVTAGHDVSDGGIVTCLLEMAFAGMCGFSVDLSHKLNEKSSIIDILFAEEIGWVLETDAANLQYVLDAFKTSQVPCYHIGSSAQFGMSSPIQIKIGETIAVKGPLFIFFSLWEETSYRLECRQMNAECAFEEFDSLIHRRAPVYKFSTKPKIPRTLSSTKHKVAVLREEGTNGDREMAAALYMAGLEVWDIHMQDLLDSKIDLDIFRGLIFPGGFSYADVLGSAKGWAASLQLNLFLKEKMDRFYNRKDTFSLGVCNGCQLMCLLNWVGVQNDEKNSPSVILSHNNSGRFECRFSTVKIEKSPSILLNGMEDYVLGVWVAHGEGRFVFRDEHIQSALEKSKCFAIRYVNEQEKPTTKYPLNPNGSPGGLAGICSMDGRHLAMMPHPERCVQMWQWPYVSPNWSLNPPEESPWLQMFRNATAWCEGTKCSES is encoded by the exons ATGGTGATGATCCGGTATTATCAATTCCCGGGATTGGACCCCAAAGTAACCGCGGCCAAGTTGAAAACCCTGCGGAACCAATCGTGTCTGATCGCCGGACTCAACACTGAGCTCTGCTTCAACGTCGAGATCAACAAGGTGCCCACGGAGGAGGAACTGAAAAAACTCAGATGGATTCTCAGCTCCCCTTTCGACGCAGCCGCCCTTAGAGCTGAGCCTACCCTCAAAGGAGTTTATTTGGGCAGCTCTTTAATCGAAATCGGACCCAG GTTAAATTTCTCCACCCCATTCTCGAGTAACGCAGTATCAATATGTCATTCTATTGGTCTAACGTTCGTCACACGTCTTGAAGTTTTTACTCGTTATCTCATCAAATGGGAACAAGATGGTCTCGACATCGGAAACGACATTGTTGAAGAG CTGACAAGTCTACTATATGACCGCATGACGCAGTGTTGTTATGATAAACCCATCACAAGTTTTGAACACGGGATCGTCCCAGAGTCATGGTTTGTCATTGATGTCCTCAATGAAGGAAGGAAGGCCCTAGAAGTTGTCAACAAACAACTAG gCTTAGCGTTTGATGAGTGGGATTTGGACTTTTACACAGAgttatttcaaaagaaattaaagCGTAATCCAACAAGTGTGGAATGTTTTGATCTGGCTCAGTCTAACAGTGAGCATAGTCGACATTGGTTTTTCAAA GGTAAAATGATCGTGAacagaaaggagaaaaaagaatctCTATTGGATATGATCTTTAAAACCCAGGAATGCTCCAACCAAAACAACGTAATTAAATTCAGTGACAATAgcag TGCCATTGAAGGATTCACCGTCACAAAGTTCAAGGCTTCTTCTCCATCGAAACCCAGTATCCTTTGCACTGAAAAAGGGAAACTGCACCTTATTTTCACCGCTGAAACACACAATTTTCCCACTGGTGTTGCCCCTTTCTG tgGTGCCACGACAGGAACTGGTGGTCGCATCCGTGATGTACAAGCAGTAGGCAGAGGTGGTTATACAATTGCGGGAACCGCAGGATACTCTGTTGGAAATTTATTTATACCTG ATTACAAATTACCATGGGagaacaaaaaatttgcataccCGAAAAACTTCGCCTCTCCTTTAGATATATTGATCGAAGCTAGCAATGGTGCTTCTGATTATGGTAATAAATTTGGTGAACCTTTGATCAGTGGCTTTACAAGATCTTTCGGACTTGCTGACTCATCTGGCGAACGAAGAGAATGGATCAAACCCATCATGTTTAGTGGTGGTATAGGAACCATGGATGagaatatgaccgaaaaattaCCTCCAGAGCCTGGCATGCAGGTCGTTAAAATTGGAGGACCCGTTTATAGGATTGGAGTAGGCGGAGGAGCAGCTAGTTCCATTGAAGTTCAGGGAGACAATAAGGCAGAATTAGATTTCGGCGCTGTTCAACGAGGAGATCCTGAAATGGAACAGAAGATGAATCGTGTCCTAAGAGCATGCCTTGAGCTCCCTGATTTCAATCCTATCACTAGTATCCATGACCAAGGTGCTGGAGGCAATGGGAATGTACTCAAAGAACTTGTTGAGCCTACAGGTGCAgtcattttcacaaaaaaatttcaactgggAGATCCAAGCATAAGCACTCTGGAACTATGGGGAGCAGAATATCAAGAGAATGATGCTTTGCTGTGTAGACCTGAACATGTTGAAATATTACGGACAATCGGGGCAAGGGAAAGATGTCCTGTCAATTTTGTTGGAGTTGTCACAGGAAacggtaaaattattttatcggaggatgATGAAACAAACATAGATGCTTACATCAAAGAGAATGGTAACAATAGGGAACTAATGAATCCAGTAGATCTTGACTTGGACTTGGTGCTGGGAAAAATGCCACAAAAG GTCTTCCATCTAGACTTACAACCTGTCATTATCAAAACCTTGAATCTCCCAGCCAACCTCACGGTCATGGCAGCCTTGGAAAGAGTCCTAAGGTTACCTTCCGTCTGCAGCAAACGGTTTCTAACAAACAAGGTGGATCGCTGTGTCACTGGACTTATTGCACAGCAACAGTGTGTGGGTCCCTTACACACTCCTCTTGCAGATGTTGCTGTCACAGCTATATCTTATTTTGAAACA GCTGGAATAGCATCTGCCATTGGTGAACAGCCAATCAAGGGTCTTCTCAATGCTGCTGCAGGTGCTCGTATGACAGTGGCTGAGTCCCTAACAAATCTAGTATTTGCTGTCATCTCGGATCTAGCT GATGTCAAGTGTAGTGGAAATTGGATGTGGGCTGCCAAATTGCCGGGAGAAGGTGCGGAACTTTACTCCGCCTGCGAGGCCATGTGCGAAGTCATGCGCGATCTTGGGATTGCTGTTGATGGTGGTAAAGATTCTCTAAGCATGGCAGCAAGAGTAAACGTTGAAACCATCAaagcccctg GTACTCTAGTTGTATCCACATATGCACCTTGTCCAGATATCAGGAAGAAAATTACTCCTGATTTTAAATTACCTGCTTGTAATCGGCATGGTGAACTAGTATTGGTTGATTTATCAAATGGTTTCAACAGGTTAGGCGGATCGGCATTAGCTCAATGTTACATGCAGTTGGGAGATAGTGTTCCAGATATGGAATCACCGTCAGTTTTCAAATCTGCATTCAAAACTACACAGAGCCTCATTTCAG agggaaaagTGACTGCAGGACACGATGTAAGTGATGGTGGAATCGTTACTTGCTTACTAGAAATGGCTTTCGCAGGAATGTGTGGATTCTCAGtagatttaagtcataaattaaatgaaaagtcATCCATCATTGATATATTATTTGCCGAAGAAATTGGCTGGGTCCTCGAAACTGATGCAGCCAACTTGCAATATGTGCTCGACGCATTCAAGACAAGTCAAGTTCCGTGTTACCATATTGGATCATCTGCGCAGTTCGGCATGTCATCTCCt ATTCAAATCAAAATTGGCGAAACAATTGCTGTGAAAGGACCTCTattcattttcttctctttatggGAAGAAACCAGTTACCGGCTTGAGTGTCGACAAATGAATGCTGAGTGTGCTTTTGAAGAATTTGATTCATTAATACATCGGCGAGCTCCTGTCTACAAATTTTCCACAAAACCAAAAATCCCTCGAACTCTTTCATCAACAA AACACAAAGTAGCCGTATTAAGAGAAGAAGGAACAAATGGTGATCGAGAAATGGCAGCTGCTCTGTACATGGCAGGATTAGAAGTTTGGGATATTCATATGCAAGATTTACTGGATTCCAAGATAGATCTTGACATCTTCAGAGGTCTTATATTCCCTGGAGGATTTAGCTATGCAG atGTTCTGGGTTCCGCAAAAGGATGGGCGGCTAGTCTACagttaaatctatttttaaaggaaaaaatggatcgATTTTACAATCGTAAAGACACATTTAGTTTGGGTGTTTGTAATGGTTGTCAATTGATGTGTTTGCTGAATTGGGTTGGCGTACAAA atgatgaaaaaaattcaccaagtgTTATTCTCAGTCATAACAATTCTGGCAGATTTGAATGCAGATTTAGCactgtcaaaattgaaaaatctccaAGCATCCTCTTGAATGGAATGGAAGATTATGTCCTGGGAGTTTGGGTGGCACATGGTGAAG GACGGTTTGTATTCAGAGACGAACACATTCAATCAGCCTTAGAAAAGAGCAAATGTTTTGCTATCAGATATGTTAATGAGCAAGAAAAACCAACCACCAAATACCCTCTCAATCCTAATGGAAGCCCAG GTGGATTGGCGGGTATTTGCTCTATGGACGGAAGGCACTTAGCCATGATGCCTCATCCAGAAAGGTGTGTACAAATGTGGCAATGGCCGTACGTCTCTCCAAATTGGAGCCTAAACCCTCCCGAAGAATCCCCATGGCTCCAAATGTTCAGAAATGCTACTGCCTGGTGTGAAGGTACCAAATGCAGTGAAAGCTAA
- the lobo gene encoding dynein regulatory complex subunit 7 yields the protein MMKGAEENLESSSIEGKSGIPSQKADGSQRKVRKPEKMTRRQEKKQSFMQSSWPTVIDLQQYERRKYYPETYYSNKKKENVLIWLANKFSKICLAADSQQRPILLTAENECKIQKMVCTTIRPTKIRYPEFYRWQGCAQFIADNIDYEPLEKPVMFPEYIRSPDTVLSRQKANCFELAILLVSCLIGSGYDAYVVSGYATREVCINDQTRTKCPYIPQKETRKEETVQRKENKYIPKPPPDFSSKFQKMMKERELKRIADLEKENREREKRRIAELEKIPPDDIHGYRRHGWALVLSGARGIQEPFYIEPSTGVRFSTNDPQYLRVDSIWNSCNYWFHLAKINPCHFDLDDTNKWKRFINENPWQEYGEDDESHNLDYNDTILARKHMDVLSSWVKPLEISCKRYQERYPNGAKKIYFYKAKCQLYAPYVLDSGLIQSIDIYEDFECNTKKYKYELFENRYDCLYKIETDIQTGDVVEYFMKGRSDSLEQYRYRNNNSNSSSELMLQFYHTACYDGLYRITLNITSMTMEYLNREDLLRYKYCEFKTNEENKQKRAILSIKEMFDKKSKNELDGSIAMRGFDLKNDRIQIRYHHSAGQLVSSAKTFQKMLVPDSNEITFQPDMCIGYEFDPASKTHEDLHALFLKLLNIERQTIANVKNSFEEVDKFLAAREKERIAPKLKVSIFDPLRNERINQEMKKKEEVDSLRARNEIEGDLDYLLPYFIKFENRRMSYDEAQQLYKKCLGDFESTQLKRAAILRNKLSNMKEKLMKKENEYETSEDKDCAQSKVLGSEIEQIKQNIHVLDARLSRHKKLTTTRHKFLAEKLLKDPRLKVLDIGGR from the coding sequence ATGATGAAAGGAGCTGAGGAAAATTTGGAGTCGAGCTCAATTGAAGGCAAAAGTGGAATACCATCCCAAAAAGCAGATGGGAGCCAGAGAAAGGTTAGAAAGCCAGAAAAGATGACTAGAAGACaggagaaaaaacaaagtttCATGCAATCTAGTTGGCCAACCGTAATTGATCTCCAGCAGTATGAACGACGTAAATATTATCCAGAAACTTATTACAGcaataaaaagaaagagaatgTTCTAATATGGTTGGCTaataaattcagtaaaatttgtttGGCGGCAGATTCACAACAAAGACCAATTCTTTTAACAGCAGAGAACGAgtgtaaaatacaaaaaatggtCTGCACAACTATTCGACCGACAAAAATAAGGTATCCGGAATTCTACCGTTGGCAAGGCTGTGCCCAATTTATTGCAGACAATATTGATTATGAACCTCTAGAGAAACCAGTTATGTTTCCAGAGTACATTCGATCACCAGATACCGTTTTGAGTAGACAGAAAGCAAACTGTTTTGAGCTGGCTATTTTGCTTGTTTCTTGCCTAATTGGTTCTGGTTATGATGCGTACGTTGTTTCCGGATATGCAACACGAGAGGTTTGCATCAATGATCAAACTAGAACAAAGTGTCCTTATATTCCTCAAAAAGAGACTCGAAAGGAGGAGACAGTTCAGAGAAAAGAGAACAAATACATTCCAAAGCCACCGCCGGACTTCTCCAGTAAGTTTCAGAAGATGATGAAGGAGCGTGAACTAAAGAGAATAGCTGATTTAGAAAAGGAAAACagagaaagagaaaagagaCGAATTGCAGAGTTAGAAAAAATTCCTCCTGATGATATTCATGGTTATCGGCGCCATGGTTGGGCTCTGGTTTTGAGTGGTGCCCGTGGCATTCAAGAGCCGTTTTACATAGAACCATCGACTGGTGTGAGGTTCTCTACAAATGATCCTCAATACCTGAGAGTGGATTCTATTTGGAATTCATGTAACTACTGGTTTCACTTGGCGAAAATAAATCCATGCCACTTTGACTTGGACGACACTAATAAATGGAAAAGATTCATTAATGAAAATCCTTGGCAGGAGTACGGTGAGGATGATGAAAGTCATAATTTAGATTATAATGATACCATCCTGGCAAGAAAACACATGGATGTATTGAGTTCATGGGTTAAACCCCTTGAAATATCTTGCAAAAGGTATCAAGAGCGTTACCCCAACGGAGctaagaaaatttatttttataaggcAAAGTGTCAATTGTACGCGCCTTACGTTCTCGATAGTGGGCTCATTCAGAGTATAGATATCTATGAGGACTTTGAGTGTAACACTAAAAAGTACAAATACGAACTATTTGAAAACAGATATGATTGCCTGTACAaaatagagacagacattcaaaCTGGAGATGTGGTGGAGTATTTCATGAAAGGTCGATCAGATTCATTAGAACAATACAGATATAGAAACAATAATTCAAATTCTTCGTCTGAATTGATGCTTCAATTTTACCACACTGCATGTTACGATGGTCTTTATAGAATAACGCTAAATATCACTAGTATGACCATGGAGTATTTAAATCGAGAAGACCTGCTGCGGTATAAATACTGCgaattcaaaacaaatgaggagAACAAACAGAAGAGGGCCATCCTCAGCATTAAAGAAATGTTCGATAAAAAATCGAAGAATGAACTCGATGGTAGCATAGCAATGAGGGGGTTTGATTTAAAGAATGACAGAATACAAATTCGGTATCATCACAGTGCTGGACAATTAGTATCAAGCGCAAAAACTTTCCAAAAGATGCTGGTGCCTGACAGTAATGAAATCACATTCCAGCCTGACATGTGTATAGGATATGAATTTGATCCTGCAAGTAAAACGCACGAAGACCTTCATGCACTGTTTTTAAAGCTCCTGAATATTGAGAGACAAACAATTGCAAACGTCAAAAATAGTTTCGAGGAGGTTGACAAATTTTTAGCggcaagagaaaaagaaaggatcGCACCGAAGTTAAAAGTTTCCATATTTGATCCACTGAGAAATGAGAGGATAAACCAAGAGATGAAGAAGAAAGAGGAGGTCGATTCGCTTCGCGCTAGAAATGAAATTGAGGGAGATTTAGATTATTTGCTCCCATACTTCATCAAATTTGAAAACCGGAGAATGTCTTACGATGAAGCACAACAGTTGTACAAGAAATGTCTGGGCGACTTTGAAAGTACTCAACTCAAAAGAGCTGCTATCTTACGAAACAAACTAAGtaatatgaaggaaaaattgatgaagaaaGAGAATGAGTATGAAACTAGTGAGGATAAGGACTGTGCACAAAGCAAAGTTCTTGGCTCAGAAATAGAACAAATTAAACAGAACATTCATGTTCTTGATGCTCGTTTGAGCAGACATAAAAAACTGACGACAACAAGACATAAATTTTTGGCGGAAAAGCTGCTTAAGGATCCGAGACTTAAAGTCCTTGATATAGGTGGCCGAtaa